A window from Carbonactinospora thermoautotrophica encodes these proteins:
- a CDS encoding lyase family protein yields MTQAGCTSDPRREAVRIALRLCLQRDTVDLIEAAANFAQAASELVADHAEMFMTEQTYLQHAQPSTFGRYLLSFTSAVQREIDRLVEHGMDQP; encoded by the coding sequence GTGACGCAGGCTGGCTGCACGTCGGATCCCCGCCGGGAAGCCGTCCGTATCGCGCTGCGGCTGTGCCTGCAGCGCGATACGGTGGACCTGATCGAGGCTGCGGCGAATTTCGCACAGGCGGCCAGCGAGCTGGTCGCGGACCACGCCGAGATGTTCATGACCGAGCAGACGTACCTGCAGCATGCCCAGCCGTCGACGTTCGGCCGTTACCTGCTCTCGTTCACCTCTGCGGTGCAGCGGGAGATCGACCGGCTGGTCGAGCACGGCATGGATCAACCGTAG
- a CDS encoding DUF488 domain-containing protein, whose product MTVHVRRLYEDPASRRGRCFLVERLWPRGVRKDELGDVTWLKDVAPSNELRVWFGHDPERWPEFRARYRAELEAVSDALEPLLEAARQGDTTLLYTARDTERNSAHVLAEVLRERLG is encoded by the coding sequence ATGACGGTCCACGTGCGGCGACTGTACGAGGACCCCGCGTCGCGGCGGGGGCGCTGCTTCCTGGTCGAGCGCCTGTGGCCGCGCGGAGTGCGCAAGGACGAGCTGGGGGACGTCACCTGGCTGAAGGACGTGGCGCCCAGCAACGAGCTGCGCGTGTGGTTCGGGCACGATCCGGAGCGCTGGCCGGAGTTCCGCGCCCGGTACCGGGCTGAGCTGGAGGCCGTCTCGGACGCGCTGGAGCCGCTGCTCGAGGCGGCGCGCCAGGGTGACACGACCCTCCTGTACACCGCGCGGGACACCGAGCGCAACAGCGCCCACGTGCTCGCCGAGGTACTGCGGGAACGACTCGGCTAG
- a CDS encoding DUF962 domain-containing protein has product MPEIAPPPKSAPFQEKMAYYRSQHTSRGVRATHLVGIPTVAFSLPLVFGRPKVGVPVFIGGWALQVLGHKVFEKNSPALKNGFFSYQLCGLAFWCEEMVEILAKVAAKVDGRAAGDPGGAPHSTPDRFGARPQAVPRS; this is encoded by the coding sequence ATGCCGGAGATTGCTCCCCCGCCGAAGTCCGCTCCGTTCCAGGAGAAGATGGCCTACTACCGGTCTCAGCACACGTCCCGGGGTGTGCGGGCGACGCACCTGGTGGGCATCCCCACGGTCGCCTTCTCGCTGCCGCTCGTCTTCGGCCGCCCCAAGGTCGGCGTCCCGGTGTTCATCGGCGGCTGGGCGCTGCAGGTCCTGGGGCACAAGGTGTTCGAGAAGAACAGCCCGGCCTTGAAGAACGGCTTCTTCTCCTACCAGCTGTGCGGGCTGGCCTTCTGGTGCGAGGAGATGGTGGAGATCCTCGCCAAGGTCGCCGCCAAGGTGGACGGCCGCGCCGCGGGCGACCCGGGCGGCGCGCCGCACAGCACGCCGGACCGGTTCGGTGCCCGGCCGCAGGCCGTCCCGCGGTCCTGA
- a CDS encoding TIGR03564 family F420-dependent LLM class oxidoreductase, which yields MRIAMNIGGDLIGEPSTPLEIVDEARRAEAEGFGSAWTVHFSRGLDALSTLAAAGMATDRIELGVAVVPTYPRHPLALAQQAATTQVFCSGRLTLGIGVSHRPVIEGLHGIPFTSPAAHMREYLSVLGPLLRGESVSFHGSFYKVEGGFTVPGSSPVSVVVGALSPRMVRAAGELADGVVTWLAGPRTLAETIVPTLRESARSAGRPEPRVVAGMPVAVTDDIDLARRTVRERFARYEGLANYQQVFQREGVTSVAELAIIGTEEEVEKQLRRYADAGVTELWPAVFPVGDDAGASTRRTRALLARLATEL from the coding sequence GTGCGTATCGCGATGAACATCGGCGGCGACCTCATCGGCGAGCCCAGCACGCCGCTGGAGATCGTCGATGAGGCGCGGCGGGCGGAGGCGGAAGGCTTTGGATCGGCCTGGACGGTGCACTTTTCCCGAGGGCTGGACGCGCTGAGCACGCTTGCGGCCGCCGGTATGGCGACCGATCGGATAGAGCTCGGGGTAGCCGTCGTCCCCACCTACCCGCGCCACCCCCTCGCTCTGGCCCAGCAGGCGGCGACCACACAGGTCTTCTGCTCCGGGCGATTGACCCTGGGGATCGGCGTCTCGCATCGACCGGTGATCGAAGGACTGCACGGCATCCCGTTCACCAGCCCGGCCGCCCACATGCGGGAGTATCTCTCGGTCCTCGGGCCGCTGCTGCGCGGGGAGAGCGTCAGCTTCCATGGCTCCTTCTACAAGGTCGAAGGCGGATTTACGGTGCCGGGCAGCTCTCCGGTGTCGGTGGTCGTCGGAGCGCTGTCCCCGCGGATGGTGCGCGCCGCGGGAGAGCTGGCCGACGGCGTGGTCACCTGGCTTGCCGGCCCGCGCACCCTGGCCGAGACCATCGTCCCCACGCTGCGCGAGTCCGCGAGGTCGGCTGGCCGGCCAGAGCCCCGGGTCGTCGCCGGGATGCCGGTCGCGGTCACCGACGATATCGATCTCGCGCGGCGGACCGTGCGGGAGAGGTTCGCCCGCTACGAGGGACTGGCCAACTATCAGCAGGTCTTCCAACGCGAAGGGGTGACGTCGGTCGCCGAGCTCGCGATCATCGGGACGGAGGAGGAGGTCGAGAAGCAGCTTCGACGGTACGCCGATGCTGGCGTCACCGAGCTGTGGCCTGCGGTCTTTCCGGTCGGTGACGACGCCGGCGCCAGCACGCGGCGCACCCGCGCGCTCCTGGCCCGACTGGCCACTGAGCTGTGA
- a CDS encoding zinc-dependent alcohol dehydrogenase family protein, translating into MKAWIVRQPGPISTGPLALVERDVPEPGPGELLVRVAACGVCRTDLHLAEGDLPPRRPETTPGHEVVGEVAAVGPDVRQFAVGDRVGIAWLRGTCGTCPYCRRGAENLCPRSVYTGWDADGGYAEYALISEDYAYPIPAGWNDVDAAPLLCAGVIGYRALKLAQLPPGGRLGVYGFGASAHLAAQIALAQGATVHVLTRSSAARRLALDLGAASAGDPHAGPPEPLDSAILFAPAGELVPVALAALDRGGTLAIAGIHLTDVPPLRYEQHLFYEKTVRSVTANTREDGREFLALADRVRPRVAVTPYPLTAADRALGDLAGGRVRGVAVLVP; encoded by the coding sequence ATGAAGGCATGGATCGTACGCCAGCCCGGCCCGATCTCCACCGGCCCGCTCGCGCTGGTGGAGCGGGACGTTCCCGAACCCGGGCCGGGCGAGCTGCTGGTGCGGGTGGCGGCCTGCGGGGTGTGCCGCACCGACCTGCACCTCGCCGAGGGCGACCTGCCGCCGCGCCGCCCGGAGACGACTCCCGGCCACGAGGTGGTGGGTGAGGTGGCGGCCGTCGGCCCGGACGTCCGGCAGTTCGCGGTCGGCGACCGGGTCGGCATCGCCTGGCTGCGCGGCACCTGCGGCACCTGCCCCTACTGCCGGCGCGGGGCGGAGAACCTGTGCCCCAGATCGGTGTACACCGGGTGGGACGCCGACGGTGGCTACGCCGAGTACGCCCTGATCAGCGAGGACTACGCGTATCCGATCCCGGCCGGCTGGAACGACGTGGACGCCGCTCCCCTGCTGTGCGCGGGCGTCATCGGGTACCGCGCGTTGAAGCTGGCCCAGCTCCCGCCCGGGGGCCGGCTCGGTGTGTACGGGTTCGGCGCGTCCGCGCACCTCGCCGCCCAGATCGCCCTCGCGCAGGGCGCGACCGTCCACGTGCTGACCCGTTCTTCAGCCGCCCGGCGGCTCGCGCTCGACCTGGGCGCCGCCTCCGCCGGCGACCCGCACGCGGGCCCGCCGGAGCCGCTGGACTCCGCCATCCTGTTCGCCCCGGCCGGCGAGTTGGTTCCCGTGGCGCTCGCCGCCTTGGACCGCGGCGGCACGCTGGCGATCGCCGGCATCCACCTGACCGACGTGCCCCCGCTCAGGTACGAGCAGCACCTGTTCTACGAGAAGACCGTCCGCTCGGTGACCGCCAACACCCGTGAGGACGGCCGGGAGTTCCTCGCCTTGGCCGACCGGGTGCGTCCCCGCGTCGCCGTCACCCCCTACCCCTTGACCGCGGCCGACCGCGCGCTGGGCGATCTGGCCGGCGGCCGAGTGCGGGGCGTGGCCGTGCTGGTGCCCTGA
- a CDS encoding AAA family ATPase, which translates to MVGERLVQGRELAPRRWQDLRGTADGHVEVLRYPRGVVLVVAGVPGAGKSTLLHRLFPISGAEQAPVWLPGDVLVVDSEQARNRWRQHLGPRVPYRLYRPLVHLTNLWSTLRALRRGATVVLHDCGTRRWWRHLVTRAARRPVHVILLDVPPELALAGQRARNRLVRGRAFRRHLRAWRRLVPDPEAAAPPRSVSSCASCLVLDRAAAARLRAISFS; encoded by the coding sequence GTGGTCGGGGAACGTTTGGTGCAGGGGCGTGAGCTGGCCCCGCGCAGGTGGCAGGATCTGCGCGGGACGGCGGACGGGCACGTCGAGGTCCTGCGGTACCCGCGCGGCGTGGTGCTCGTCGTGGCTGGCGTCCCGGGCGCGGGCAAGAGCACCCTGCTGCACAGGTTGTTCCCCATCAGCGGGGCCGAGCAGGCCCCGGTGTGGCTACCCGGCGACGTGCTGGTGGTCGACTCCGAGCAGGCACGCAACCGCTGGCGGCAGCACCTCGGGCCGAGAGTCCCGTACCGGCTGTACCGGCCGCTGGTCCACCTCACCAACCTGTGGAGCACGCTGCGCGCCCTGCGCCGCGGTGCCACGGTGGTCCTGCACGACTGCGGGACGCGACGCTGGTGGCGTCACCTCGTGACCCGCGCCGCCCGGCGGCCGGTGCATGTCATCCTGCTCGACGTGCCGCCCGAGCTGGCGCTGGCCGGCCAGCGGGCACGCAACCGCCTGGTCCGCGGCCGCGCGTTCCGCCGACACCTGCGGGCCTGGCGGCGGCTCGTGCCGGACCCGGAGGCCGCCGCCCCGCCCCGCTCCGTGTCCAGCTGCGCCTCGTGCCTGGTCCTCGACCGCGCGGCCGCCGCCCGGTTGCGGGCCATCAGCTTCTCCTGA
- a CDS encoding lyase family protein produces MPSRRRSAVTCSRSPLRCSGRSTGWSSTAWINRSPGGAGGVKGSRLTGDRERIAVLLGFDGVIEHTRDAMRHGLIGLVGTAASPVTTPTKLAEDLEIWSSSEFGYVRLADRHTRSSVLMPQKRNPYALTMVRGEAGILIGRLTGMLAISRSPRPPRRAVTT; encoded by the coding sequence ATGCCCAGCCGTCGACGTTCGGCCGTTACCTGCTCTCGTTCACCTCTGCGGTGCAGCGGGAGATCGACCGGCTGGTCGAGCACGGCATGGATCAACCGTAGCCCAGGCGGCGCGGGCGGGGTGAAGGGCAGCCGGCTCACCGGGGACCGCGAACGGATCGCGGTACTGCTCGGCTTCGACGGCGTCATCGAGCACACCCGCGACGCGATGCGGCACGGACTGATCGGCCTGGTGGGCACCGCCGCCAGCCCGGTGACCACGCCGACCAAGCTGGCCGAGGACCTCGAAATCTGGAGCAGCAGCGAGTTCGGCTACGTCCGCCTCGCGGACCGGCACACTCGGTCAAGCGTGCTGATGCCACAGAAGCGCAATCCCTACGCCCTGACCATGGTGCGTGGCGAAGCGGGCATCCTGATCGGGCGGCTGACCGGAATGCTGGCGATCTCCAGATCTCCAAGACCCCCTCGGCGCGCAGTGACAACCTGA
- a CDS encoding HIT family protein codes for MACVFCEIVAGRRPAHVVLDDEIAFAFLDARPLLKGHTLLVPRQHYETFADVPGDLVGPLFERAQRLSRAVEEALGAAGSFVAMNNRVSQSVPHLHVHVVPRNRGDGLRGFFWPRTRYADDAEAAEYAARLRGAL; via the coding sequence ATGGCCTGCGTGTTCTGCGAGATCGTGGCCGGGCGGCGGCCGGCCCACGTGGTGCTGGACGACGAGATCGCGTTCGCGTTCCTGGACGCGCGGCCGCTGCTGAAGGGCCACACGCTGCTCGTGCCGCGCCAGCACTACGAGACCTTCGCCGACGTGCCCGGCGATCTCGTCGGGCCGCTGTTCGAGCGGGCGCAGCGGCTGTCCCGCGCGGTGGAGGAGGCGCTGGGCGCAGCGGGCTCGTTCGTGGCGATGAACAACCGGGTGAGCCAGAGCGTGCCCCACCTGCACGTCCACGTCGTGCCCCGCAACCGGGGCGACGGGCTGCGCGGGTTCTTCTGGCCGCGGACCAGGTACGCCGACGACGCCGAGGCCGCCGAGTACGCCGCCCGCCTGCGCGGCGCCCTGTAG
- a CDS encoding cysteine dioxygenase, whose amino-acid sequence MPIDTRTTVREFSLPGDLVPMAPSGLHTLTARTGPSVAWLARQASQIAARPQDWWHLVEFTRDRRWYRLLRREPESEVWLLSWLPGQRTGLHDHGGAFGVFALAVGALTERSFDQHADRRGGRLRELTVRTDQVRVFGPHHVHDLGNESAAPAVSVHVYSPALTEMRRYEWTGEDLIRTGVERVGVDW is encoded by the coding sequence ATGCCCATCGACACCCGTACCACCGTCCGCGAGTTCTCCCTGCCCGGCGACCTGGTCCCGATGGCACCCTCCGGGCTCCACACGCTCACCGCCCGCACCGGCCCGAGCGTCGCCTGGCTGGCCCGGCAGGCCAGCCAGATCGCCGCCCGCCCCCAGGACTGGTGGCATCTGGTCGAGTTCACCCGGGACCGCCGCTGGTACCGGCTGCTGCGCCGCGAGCCCGAGTCCGAGGTGTGGCTGCTCTCCTGGCTGCCCGGCCAGCGCACCGGGCTGCACGACCACGGCGGCGCGTTCGGCGTCTTCGCGCTGGCGGTGGGCGCGCTGACCGAGCGCAGCTTCGATCAGCACGCGGACCGCCGCGGCGGGCGGCTGCGCGAGCTGACCGTGCGCACCGACCAGGTGCGGGTGTTCGGCCCGCACCACGTGCACGACCTCGGCAACGAGTCGGCGGCCCCGGCGGTCAGCGTGCACGTGTACTCCCCCGCCCTCACTGAGATGCGCCGCTACGAGTGGACCGGCGAGGATCTGATCCGCACGGGCGTCGAACGTGTCGGCGTGGACTGGTGA